A window from Pyrococcus yayanosii CH1 encodes these proteins:
- a CDS encoding V-type ATP synthase subunit D — protein MPEMLKVKPTRMELLKLKRRVKLAERGHKLLKEKQDALIMEFFTVYDEALALRRELNQKMAAAFEVLRKAQLEVGTLRLREIALGVKKNEEIEVKTRNVMGVRVPLIEVPKLRRKPSERGYPLVASTASVDAAAEKFEEVLELAIKLAEVEEALKRLGKEIEKTKRRVNALEYIIIPRMKNTIKFIEQHLDEMERENFFRLKRVKALIEARSE, from the coding sequence ATGCCGGAGATGCTAAAGGTCAAGCCGACCCGCATGGAGCTTCTCAAGCTCAAGAGACGCGTTAAGTTAGCTGAGAGGGGCCACAAGCTCCTCAAGGAGAAGCAGGATGCCCTCATAATGGAGTTCTTCACAGTCTACGACGAGGCCCTGGCCCTGAGGAGAGAGCTAAACCAGAAGATGGCTGCAGCCTTCGAGGTTCTCAGAAAGGCCCAATTAGAAGTGGGCACGCTCAGGCTCCGAGAGATAGCCTTGGGGGTCAAGAAGAACGAGGAGATAGAGGTAAAGACGAGGAACGTCATGGGTGTTAGAGTTCCCCTGATAGAGGTCCCCAAGCTCCGGAGAAAGCCGAGCGAGAGGGGTTATCCCCTCGTGGCAAGCACCGCGAGCGTGGACGCAGCCGCCGAAAAGTTCGAAGAGGTCTTAGAGCTGGCTATAAAACTGGCCGAGGTTGAGGAGGCCCTCAAGAGACTCGGGAAGGAGATAGAAAAGACGAAGCGCAGGGTCAACGCCCTTGAGTACATAATCATCCCAAGGATGAAGAACACCATAAAATTCATCGAGCAGCACCTCGATGAGATGGAGAGGGAGAACTTCTTCAGGCTGAAGAGAGTTAAGGCCCTCATAGAGGCGAGATCCGAATGA
- a CDS encoding oxygen-binding di-iron domain-containing protein → MGEYFIGPDLDPRKDHVLYKDDEHMVVYLGTQEGGEDVDVNTYLIVSNGKGIIIDPGGYKIFSKVLANASKYVDPQDIEYVYMCHQDPDVAGSIPLWREVSNAKIIIHWLWTRFLPHFGFENIRGIVHELSDDGESMKFGATTLEFIPAHFLHSPGHFTIYDRRSKFLFSGDIGIAFPEESYLVVENMERHIQAMRPIHERLMASNKAIKAWLSKVRHLDIEAILPQHGAIIPRKYIPRFFDFLENLKVGVDLL, encoded by the coding sequence TTGGGTGAGTACTTTATAGGGCCCGATCTCGATCCGAGAAAGGACCATGTTCTGTATAAGGACGATGAGCACATGGTTGTTTACCTTGGGACCCAAGAAGGAGGCGAAGACGTCGACGTCAACACCTACTTAATTGTGAGTAATGGGAAGGGCATTATCATAGATCCGGGAGGATACAAAATCTTCTCCAAGGTTCTCGCCAATGCCTCCAAGTACGTTGATCCTCAAGATATCGAGTACGTTTATATGTGCCACCAGGATCCTGACGTCGCCGGAAGCATCCCTCTCTGGAGGGAAGTCAGCAACGCCAAGATAATAATCCACTGGCTCTGGACGCGCTTTCTCCCGCACTTTGGTTTTGAGAACATAAGGGGAATAGTCCATGAGTTATCCGACGACGGGGAGAGCATGAAGTTCGGTGCAACGACGCTCGAGTTCATACCCGCCCACTTCCTCCACAGCCCCGGTCATTTCACAATATATGACCGCAGGAGTAAGTTCTTGTTCTCGGGGGACATAGGAATAGCGTTTCCAGAGGAGTCTTATCTCGTCGTCGAAAACATGGAGAGACACATACAGGCCATGCGGCCTATTCATGAGAGGCTTATGGCAAGTAACAAGGCCATAAAGGCTTGGCTCAGCAAGGTCAGGCACCTTGACATAGAGGCGATACTACCCCAGCACGGAGCCATAATTCCCAGGAAGTACATACCCAGGTTCTTCGACTTCCTTGAAAATCTGAAGGTTGGAGTAGATCTGCTCTGA